DNA sequence from the Herpetosiphon gulosus genome:
GCTTCGCCCCATCAGTCCTCCTGCACAATTACAACACTATCTTGGGCTGAATCAATTTCACTGAGTTGCACATCAACCCGCTCATTTTTGGCGGTTGGAATATTTTTGCCCACAAAATCGGCGCGAATTGGCAACTCGCGATGGCCGCGATCGACCAGTACGGCCAGTTGGATGGCACTTGGGCGACCCCAATCGCTCAACTCATTCAAGGCGGCGCGGATGGTGCGTCCGGTGTAGAGCACATCATCGACCAACACCACCACGCGTTTGCCTAATTCGGGCAAAATCGTGCGGCCTAAGATGGGGGCTGGCCCACGCGAATGTAAATCGTCGCGGTAAAGGCCAATATCAAGCTCGCCGACTGGCACCTGCACATGCTCGGTTTCGGCGATCATCGCGGCCAAGCGGCGAGCCAAGGGCACACCTCGTCGATGAATCCCCACCAGCGAAACCAAACTAGCTCCAGCGTTGCGCTCAACGATCTCATGGGCGATGCGTTTGAGGGCGCGGCGAATTTCCTCGTCATTCATCAACTGTTTGGGTGTCATGGGATCTTGCTCCTGCCAGCAATAGCGTATTGTCTATTGTAGCCCCGATTGGCTGGCGGCGCTACCACACAGCGACCTAGGGCTAATGAATGATTTAGCCGCCCAAGCGAACCCGCACCAAGCCTTTAATATCTTGCCAGGCGGTTTTAACAATTTTGACCGTCGTGCCCAAATCTTCGATCCATTCAACTGGCACTTCAAAAATGCGATAGCCCCGCCGTTCAGCTTTGAGCAACAATTCAGTATCAAAAAACCATTCGTTATCGCGCACCATTGGGATGAGTTCTTGGGCTGCTTGACGCGTAATCGCTTTGAAGCCACATTGAGCATCACGAAAACGATGCCAAAACAGCACTCGAATTAACAAATTGTAGGCGCGGGAAATCATTTCGCGCTTCCATTGACGCGTAACAATCGCTCCGTGCATCAAGCGTGAGCCAGTGCCAAGGCTATAATCGCTGTGAATTAGGGCAGCAAGCAATGGTGGTAAGGCCCGCAGGTTGGTCGAAAGATCAACATCCATATAACACAGGATATCGGCTGAACTTTTGAGCCAAGCAGTGCGCAACGCCCGGCCTCGCCCACGTTGCTCCAAGCGCTCAAAATCGACCTCGCCAGGAAAACGGCTGCGCAGATCTTGGCAAATTTGGGGCGTGCGGTCGGTTGAGCCATTATCGGCAACGATGATACGCCAACGATAGGGGCACGAGGCCTGCAAAAAATCGCGAAGGGCTAAGACGCTTTGCTCTAGCTGCTGCTCTTCATTCAATACCGGAATTACGATATCAACAGAGTAGTCGGTGTGTGCCATACAACCTCGGAGAAACAACAAACCCTAAGCCGACGATCCGACCTAGGGCATGAGCGAAAATGGGCAAAAAATTGCTATTGAGCTACACGCCTTCGCAGCCTCGCCGGACCGCATTTAAAGGACTGCTCGATTATAGTTGGCAGCTTGGGTAGTGTCAATCCTCGATAAGTATGAAGGATGAAGGATGAGGGATGAAGAAGAACATAGAGCATAGGGAGTGTAGTGACAGGCGGTAGGCTATCGGAGCAAAAGCCAAAAGCCAATAGCCACACTCTGCGCCTCTGCGTTAAGTTCCCGGGCCTTATGTTCTTTGCTCTATGTTCTATGTTCTTTTTATGGTTAATCCATCACAACACCACGACATTCACCAAGACCAATTTTTAGGCCATCGGCAGCACCGCACCAGCCGCGGATAATCACTTCATCGCCAGCTTGCAAAAAGCGGCGTTGCTCACCATTGCTGAGCTGAATTGGCTCTTGGCCGCGCCAGGTTAGCTCCATCAAACAGCCGCGTGAGTTTTTGCTTGGGCCTGAAATCGTGCCGCTGCCCAATAAATCGCCAGGCTGTAGATTGCAACCATTGCTGGTGTGATGGGTCAGCATTTGGGCAAATGTCCAGTACATATCACTAAAATTGCCAAGGCTGATGACTTCGGCGGCTTGGCCTGCTGCACGCATGCTGGCAGTTTGTAAGCTGACTTCCAATACCAAATCAAGGCCGCCAGCGCTGCGATTGGCTGGGCTATCCAAGTAGGCGAGTGGCGCAGGATCGTCGGCGGGACGTTCGAAGGCGGGGCAGCGATAGGGGGCAAGGGCTTCGAGGGTGACGACCCATGGCGAGATGCTGCTGATGAAATTCTTGGCCAAAAACGGCCCGAGCGGCTGATATTCCCAGGCTTGAATATCGCGTGCCGACCAATCGTTGAGCAAACAAACCCCAAATACATGATCTTCGGCCTGCTCAATGCTGACTGACTGACCTAAATCGTTGCCCTGACCAACCCAAAAACCCAGCTCTAGCTCGTAATCGAGCAAGCGACATGGCCCAAATGTTGGTACTTCAGCCTCGGGAGCTTTGGTCTGACCATTGGGTCGTTTGATTGTTGCACCGCTAACCCGAATCGATGAGGCTCGCCCATGGTAGCCGATTGGCACATATTTATAATTGGGCAAGAGTGGATTGTCAGGGCGGAACATTGAGCCAATGTTGGTCGCATGAAAAATCGAGGCATAGAAATCGGTGTAATCGCCAATTGTGGCAGGCAATGCCATTTCGGCCTCGGCTTGAGCCAACAGTAGTGGGGTTAATTCGGCTTGCAAGTTTGTGCCTTCGCGCAGCATTCGGCTGAGTTGCAAACGAATAGTGCTCCAAACCGCAGGCGTTAGGCTCATTAATTGATTCAGGTTTTCAGCCCGACAGGCTGCCAAACTGGCTTGATCAAGCTCGTTCAAATAATCAGCAGCTTTGTTTAAATCAAGAATTTCAGTGCCGATTGCTACGCCGATGCGCCAATGCTCTTGGCTAGCTTGGCGGCGAAACACGCCAAACGGCAAATTTTGAATCGGAAAATCGGCTCCAGCGAGGTTGGCGCTGGCTACCCAACTGCGCAAGTCTGGA
Encoded proteins:
- the pyrR gene encoding bifunctional pyr operon transcriptional regulator/uracil phosphoribosyltransferase PyrR, coding for MTPKQLMNDEEIRRALKRIAHEIVERNAGASLVSLVGIHRRGVPLARRLAAMIAETEHVQVPVGELDIGLYRDDLHSRGPAPILGRTILPELGKRVVVLVDDVLYTGRTIRAALNELSDWGRPSAIQLAVLVDRGHRELPIRADFVGKNIPTAKNERVDVQLSEIDSAQDSVVIVQED
- the fahA gene encoding fumarylacetoacetase → MLNETHDPDLRSWVASANLAGADFPIQNLPFGVFRRQASQEHWRIGVAIGTEILDLNKAADYLNELDQASLAACRAENLNQLMSLTPAVWSTIRLQLSRMLREGTNLQAELTPLLLAQAEAEMALPATIGDYTDFYASIFHATNIGSMFRPDNPLLPNYKYVPIGYHGRASSIRVSGATIKRPNGQTKAPEAEVPTFGPCRLLDYELELGFWVGQGNDLGQSVSIEQAEDHVFGVCLLNDWSARDIQAWEYQPLGPFLAKNFISSISPWVVTLEALAPYRCPAFERPADDPAPLAYLDSPANRSAGGLDLVLEVSLQTASMRAAGQAAEVISLGNFSDMYWTFAQMLTHHTSNGCNLQPGDLLGSGTISGPSKNSRGCLMELTWRGQEPIQLSNGEQRRFLQAGDEVIIRGWCGAADGLKIGLGECRGVVMD
- a CDS encoding dolichyl-phosphate beta-glucosyltransferase; its protein translation is MAHTDYSVDIVIPVLNEEQQLEQSVLALRDFLQASCPYRWRIIVADNGSTDRTPQICQDLRSRFPGEVDFERLEQRGRGRALRTAWLKSSADILCYMDVDLSTNLRALPPLLAALIHSDYSLGTGSRLMHGAIVTRQWKREMISRAYNLLIRVLFWHRFRDAQCGFKAITRQAAQELIPMVRDNEWFFDTELLLKAERRGYRIFEVPVEWIEDLGTTVKIVKTAWQDIKGLVRVRLGG